From Salvelinus fontinalis isolate EN_2023a chromosome 30, ASM2944872v1, whole genome shotgun sequence, one genomic window encodes:
- the six2a gene encoding homeobox protein SIX2a isoform X2, whose amino-acid sequence MSMLPTFGFTQEQVACVCEVLQQGGNIERLGRFLWSLPACEHLHKNESVLKAKAVVAFHRGNFRELYKILESHQFSPHNHPKLQQLWLKAHYVEAEKLRGRPLGAVGKYRVRRKFPLPRSIWDGEETSYCFKEKSRSVLREWYTHNPYPSPREKRELAEGTGLTTTQVSNWFKNRRQRDRAAEAKERENNENSNTNSHNPLTSSMNGNKTLLGSSDDDKTPSGTPDNTSSTPAMLIASNSGLQMHGLAPPPGPSAMPVSSHDSVHHHHSLHDTILNPMSSNLVDLGS is encoded by the exons ATgtctatgcttccaacttttgGCTTTACGCAAGAGCAAGTCGCTTGCGTCTGCGAGGTCCTCCAACAGGGTGGAAACATTGAACGGCTCGGGCGCTTTTTGTGGTCTTTACCCGCGTGTGAGCACCTCCACAAAAATGAAAGTGTTCTCAAAGCTAAAGCTGTGGTCGCATTCCACAGAGGAAATTTCAGAGAGCTTTATAAGATCCTTGAGAGCCACCAATTTTCCCCTCACAATCACCCGAAGCTGCAGCAGCTGTGGCTCAAAGCGCACTACGTCGAGGCGGAGAAGCTCCGAGGCCGCCCTCTCGGGGCTGTGGGAAAATACCGCGTCCGCAGAAAGTTCCCCCTGCCTCGGTCTATCTGGGACGGCGAGGAGACAAGTTACTGTTTCAAAGAGAAGAGCCGGAGCGTACTCAGAGAATGGTACACACATAACCCCTACCCTTCCCCGCGAGAGAAGAGGGAGCTCGCCGAAGGCACCGGGTTGACAACCACGCAAGTCAGTAACTGGTTCAAAAACAGACGGCAAAGAGACCGCGCGGCAGAAGCTAAGGAAAG GGAAAACAACGAAAACTCCAACACCAACAGCCACAACCCATTGACTTCTTCCATGAATGGAAATAAAACACTTTTGGGGAGCTCAGATGACGACAAAACGCCTTCAGGGACTCCGGATAACACCTCGTCGACTCCGGCTATGCTCATCGCTTCAAACTCGGGGCTGCAGATGCACGGCCTAGCGCCTCCACCCGGGCCTAGCGCCATGCCAGTGTCCAGCCATGACTCTGTGCACCATCATCACTCTTTGCACGATACTATACTGAACCCTATGTCGTCCAACCTGGTCGACCTCGGCTCTTAA
- the six2a gene encoding homeobox protein SIX2a isoform X1 codes for MSMLPTFGFTQEQVACVCEVLQQGGNIERLGRFLWSLPACEHLHKNESVLKAKAVVAFHRGNFRELYKILESHQFSPHNHPKLQQLWLKAHYVEAEKLRGRPLGAVGKYRVRRKFPLPRSIWDGEETSYCFKEKSRSVLREWYTHNPYPSPREKRELAEGTGLTTTQVSNWFKNRRQRDRAAEAKERYEENNENSNTNSHNPLTSSMNGNKTLLGSSDDDKTPSGTPDNTSSTPAMLIASNSGLQMHGLAPPPGPSAMPVSSHDSVHHHHSLHDTILNPMSSNLVDLGS; via the exons ATgtctatgcttccaacttttgGCTTTACGCAAGAGCAAGTCGCTTGCGTCTGCGAGGTCCTCCAACAGGGTGGAAACATTGAACGGCTCGGGCGCTTTTTGTGGTCTTTACCCGCGTGTGAGCACCTCCACAAAAATGAAAGTGTTCTCAAAGCTAAAGCTGTGGTCGCATTCCACAGAGGAAATTTCAGAGAGCTTTATAAGATCCTTGAGAGCCACCAATTTTCCCCTCACAATCACCCGAAGCTGCAGCAGCTGTGGCTCAAAGCGCACTACGTCGAGGCGGAGAAGCTCCGAGGCCGCCCTCTCGGGGCTGTGGGAAAATACCGCGTCCGCAGAAAGTTCCCCCTGCCTCGGTCTATCTGGGACGGCGAGGAGACAAGTTACTGTTTCAAAGAGAAGAGCCGGAGCGTACTCAGAGAATGGTACACACATAACCCCTACCCTTCCCCGCGAGAGAAGAGGGAGCTCGCCGAAGGCACCGGGTTGACAACCACGCAAGTCAGTAACTGGTTCAAAAACAGACGGCAAAGAGACCGCGCGGCAGAAGCTAAGGAAAGGTACGA GGAAAACAACGAAAACTCCAACACCAACAGCCACAACCCATTGACTTCTTCCATGAATGGAAATAAAACACTTTTGGGGAGCTCAGATGACGACAAAACGCCTTCAGGGACTCCGGATAACACCTCGTCGACTCCGGCTATGCTCATCGCTTCAAACTCGGGGCTGCAGATGCACGGCCTAGCGCCTCCACCCGGGCCTAGCGCCATGCCAGTGTCCAGCCATGACTCTGTGCACCATCATCACTCTTTGCACGATACTATACTGAACCCTATGTCGTCCAACCTGGTCGACCTCGGCTCTTAA